The DNA window CTAAATTAATTGCCCCAATCTCTTAACAATTGCTAAATAAATTTCTAATTTTCTGGATAATTACTCAACCTAgtccataattttgaaaatcctaaaattaCCCATAAGTCCTTGGCGTTCCTAATTCCATCTTATAGATTTTACGTAACATaaagttcataattttaagcttgTTAAACCCAAAGTCAATTTCATAACCTCGAAAAGCTACTGATCTTactcaagtgttcctcaaaagttcgaacttaatcctcaaaaatttcgaaatttgtaaTTTGGTCCTTAAAGTCctcaaaaattataattttggccctacaactcttctaATTCTGCATTTTAGGTCCCCATAAAATTTCCGATTTTAGCCTCATAAAACCTTAAAATCCTCGAAACTCGGAATTTAATCTCAAACGATAAATTCGAAACTAGTCCCTTGGGATTTTTATCTTTGCTCCTGAAACTATTGGTCATTACCACTAGGTCCTAAAAATTCTCAATTCGTgcaattaaatccttaaatccagCTAGggggagcatgcatcctaaataaattctatgcttgtatacttccaaatatcgtcgtagtctcaaataaataaatccttacatggagttctcaaaaagcaactcagctagcaaccacaaaccatcagtaatttcttagaaaatctaccagtcccaaaagcattcgtatttgtcaagtttaacttattacccccaagtataatatcagtACTACtgaccaaaaattaatatagacaaATCATTTCCACTTTTCCAGACGCCCAATAGCAAAATTCTTgctcatgtccaattccacagcaccagcatgcaagaaaattaaataatttctcatttcatgtcgtaacatgcataaagttttaaggatccaatctcaattcatAACGACAGATAAACCGGTACTCTAAAACGTatgtcatgtaaacatacaggtggttgcattaaaatatgcacatgcttAAATAATGACTTGAATGCTTAATACATGaagtaatttaaaattttaaaacttacagacttgaggtgtgacttcgtgagcttcttgcgactggcagtaggcataaccctttacaagaacctggctctgataccaactgtaacgacccgtattttcatacttaaaatttgcggaaaaattaaaattttcttaaatataaacatccatacggtcgtcactcaacattcataaaatatctttgaaatcagccatcacaaataaaattttctaaaagCAAAGCTGTCTCAAAATGTCTCACATCCAAATCATAAAAccagagtattttaaaattttgctcACAAAGttttgctcaaagtatttccctcgaaacaagaaatcagagtaatttagcatttgcgtaaaaacataaactttgcggtcctcgggttagcctcccactcagtccaagcctgccccttggtcgccacctcctgtctcctcatcaacatactcacctgcatcgatcaagtctagtgagtctaaaaactcaacacgtataaactgaaaATAACGAGTAATATGTagtaaaaccacatgcaacttgaaaatatgacatacatactagaaacttgaacttgcataataaacttgaacatacgtacgtacataactagacgtgccaacaacataaactttcataaacatactgcatacttgaacatacttgaacatacatacttcatcattttgcgtagaggatgtttcaaagcaagtgacccatacataataaacgcctgatcagacaaaccacagtactgggctgacagggacgtatccactgccacatacatgagatccctgttcataatttaacaggccagttgatccacgttcataatttaacgcttcacaatcacgatctaactcgttcataatttaacgggcggattggtccccgttcataatttaacgctttccaatcctaacttcaaacccgttcataatttaacggggtggagaggtcctcggccacgttcaccgacttccaaacccattcacttttggtcacaagacatttagcatacctcaaaaacttcaaatattttctttgcacgtcatacatacttacttggtgttgagaggttcgttggacttcgatcggggccgttgctgcaacatactaacatgaacttgcatacttaactggcataacttagacgtagaaatcatacttactcctaagctcaatcaatacttaggacgttctaagttttcccatgactcgaccttgaaaACATCCTATTAAACCTTAGCATACAAGCTCAAACCGAATCCTAAGTGATGAAAGAATGTATCCCAAAAATAGGAGGACACGGGTCCGGGCTTGGGTCCATGTAGATACTGCCTGGTGTGTGTGTTGAAAagtaaaggcacggaccccgtctataggtccgggtcagggtccgtgtagatactgtgaAGGGAACACTCAGAAAAgagaggggcacggaccccgtgcatgggtccgtgtactctcgggAACTTGGCACTGCTgagggaacaaaggcacggaccccgtgtgggggtccgggtgagggtccatGTACTCGCGGGACAagaaaactcacgaaaattctgtacatgttttgtttagcGCTCTCGACTCGATTTTACGGACTATGAGtggacacctcgagacccatcctagcttgCCATAACCTTAAAACACATTCGCATAGACTCCCAAAGCAACAATGTTCACCTTACGACGCATATCAttcaaaaacgtggcaattgacatcGATACGTTTCTTACGGCTTTAATGAGGTCGAGTGCCTGTCGACACTAAACAACCtatcaaataacaacccaacatcatactaagcatacctagacgcatcaacgatcacccgtcgatccccaacgaagcctgcaaccataaaatctcaagaacacatcaatacataattttctaaaaacgcagtttgagcagtcccacgaaaaacgtcataactcactcaattttcatccaaaaatctcgaattttatatcaaatcgaaggcaacGAAAGGTTCTACAATTTTATAGTTGaacgttttctcaaaatcccgacggagaaatcgcagttttcaacagaacagtaagttacgagttttcagatctaaaaagtatttcaaaacgcattcaaaccattttccgctcaaacgacgaatgtcacacatgaattttctcgCATAAAAATACgcaacgcatactatgacaagatcgatgcagaaagaacataatatacgtgccttttgatgataaactttaccgaaacggcgatatCGATGCGGGAAcagagcgaggcttgatccgggacgaacgtggcactaaattcttgcaataaaactcacgaaaattgctGGGAGACTCGAAGAGAAGGGGACGGCTGCTGAATGCtatggaaccctaggtttctctcttttcaattctgaaaataaaatgtgtatGTGGGTGTAGTGTGTTTTTACCtgagtgtgtgtgtgaaattgtgtgtgtgcgtgtgtttctAATATCTAGGGAATAAATTATGCTTAATGACAATTAGCCACTAATTAAAATGCCAACCTTCCATTAATTTTAACAAAATTCCTAATTAACATGCATCCCcacaaatttttataaaattctctaattagaACAATAGAACACCAAGAATGctaactttaaaaattttaaactcttaattcACAAAATACAAGATCAGGCTTTAAAAATACTACCAAcctaataaattagttaaaataccccaacctcaacttaagataaaataccacattttaaaatcgccTAAATTCGTCGTCGGTCTCTTTCcttcgatcccgcctcgaataatcgcctgaaatataaaactcgaggaaaacgttttaacgtgcatcatataataatttaacataatgcaaattcatagatcatgaattaaaacgcaaattaatgaaataaacatgcattaaaaccatttaataaaatacatgagaaatttaataacttgcacgcacgtggttcttGTGGAACTCAATTTTCGGACGTCACACCAAATAGAAAGAtaacaatatgaaatgcaagaAAGTGCTTGCATACATTGAAAGAAGCGGCTGTTAAATGATAACTTATTCTGCTATTATCGGGGAGAAAGAACCCAGCCTGGTACATACATTGAATAGATAACAAAGTCGTGGGAATCCCGAACTAAACAATCATATCTCATACGTAGAGATTGATGAAAAACTGTTGCGTCCACGTTGAATTTAAGAATAAGATTTGGATGTTTAATCCAGACTTCATTTACCTTGGTTAGAAGATGAGATGGACATGTTTGAGTACCCAACTTGAGCCACCTATCATTGTGAGAGTACATCATTTTGCTATCTATTAGCCCTAAAATTAGTAGTGATCTTGCCTTTGTGGTGATATTGTAGTGATGTGATCTGAATACATAACAATTCACAATATGGATACAAGAACAATATGGAAAATACACAATTCAACTCACCATTTTTAATAGAATATTAGATTATTATAAATGATATAATCAAAATTAGAGCTTTGCTATTGCGGCACTTGGTAATAATTTGTCCCATATAGATGGGATAATCACTTTATTACAAGGTACGATAGTTATTATATTACAAAATATACTGACAAGGAAAGCATATTGTAGCCACCTTCTCCAATTACCAAAGTTGACACCTTCTCAATCAACCAAAGTTGAGATTTTGTGTTTTTTAAGGTTTATCTTTTATTTTCCACCTCTGAAACTAGTTTACAGAACCACATTTCTTCCTAATTTGTCCGGCTTGACCAGTAAGAACACCAATATTACCAAGTTTCATCATCGATGCAGCGAAATCTTTTGCGAAAAGAAACGGGTCTCTGCTATAATCCTTAACCAGTGCAGCAGTCTTCGGATCTCCTAGTAAAGCTTGATCAGATTCGAGCAGGCCCGTGTTATTGACAAGGTTCTTGAAATACAGGTTGTCGAATCTGTATATGCTCTGAAAATCCAAAGGATTTAAGTTGCTGTTTGATTTAGCCACATTCGGGCAAGCACCTTGCAAGTTCGTTAGAAATGAAGAATCAAGGGAAGGGTCCGGTTTTCCAGTGCTTTTGAAATCGAAGAGCCTCCTCTTGAAAGTGAAACACTGAGCAAAACCAATAGTATGACCACCTGTGAAATTAAAAGTTCAGATACTAGAACAGAACAAGACTACTGGTTTATTTAGGTAAGATTATGCTATGAagcttaaaaaaaattgaagggaCAATAATTGTGTCAAGATTTGACTGATTACTGATATTAACATTATAACTCAAACATATAACTTGAATACGAGTATATCTGACATGTTGATTGCTTTCACTGGGAGAAATGAGTAGTTAAAGACTGCTTCATCTGAAATCGAAGAAGAATCTTTCTCCCAGATATCAATTGTTAGCTGAAGTGCTTGCTACAGTACTAAAAGCCATATAAAATAGTGACGATGTAACTAAAGTATTAAAATGGTATAATCGTCCTGACGGTTGCATCATTGCCTGTTATAAGTGCAACGTAAAGATTTTAGACTATATAATAGACCAAGTGTCATGTTTCCATCACTATCACAGAGATTATCCAAAGGCAATTCATTGCCTACATGCAGACACTACAATACGTATCAGCAAACACAAAATTAAATTACCTGACAGAACTACCATGTCTTTCATGTCAAGACCCTTTGCTACAAATTTGGCAGTGATGGCATCTAGATGTTCGAAAGGTGATGGCAACTGTTCATTTGCTGACTTCTCGGATGCAGTAAAACCATCCAGCCTACCTAATGAAACAGGCCAAAAAGGACCTCCTGACTGCAGAAATTAGATACATGAATACAAGAGCAGAAGACATATATCGGCTCCAATTTATCCagtattataaaaattatatgaAGAACAAGCACAGTATGATTGTGGCTTACCAGAAAAACAGCATCTCTAGCCGCTAGAGTCAATATGTCTACGCAGGATACTGTTGAGGGGCAACATTTTTCTAACTCTGCCTTTATGTTGTCAATAACGTCAAATCCTCTAACAGAATTCCGGTTAGGTCCAGCGTTCTTTTCCCCTTTGAATTCTTTAGTGTCATCCAGAAGCACAGAACCTTCACATCCCTACAAAGAGCACATAGCAACTCCATAAACATCAAGAAATGCagtccttccatgtttgaactTAAAATCCATATCAGTTTTGTCATGCCATAAGCTCATGGACAGCGCGACAAAACTGAGCATAACGGGATTCATTATCGACTGACTATCTTGCATCATTCTTCACTCTAAGAAGACAACTGACCCAAGTTACTAGACGAGTTCAATGCATAATTTTGTAAGGCCGTTTACTACTGTCATTATATGATCACTATGTTTATTAAAACAAAAAAGTCAAATAACAAGTTACTAGGAGAATTATTACGTCTACGAAACAATCATGAAAGTGTAACCGGAGGAGGGAAGCACCGATTCTGTTGTCATTTTGGAATGCAGCCCAAACACCACGACTCACTATCATGGCCAATTGAGGGCAAGATCTAGCATAGAAACTGTAACTAAGAGGTCCATCAGATTTGCCATAATACAGAGCATCAGGCTGCGAATGTATCAAGAACATTGAAGAAAAGATGATAAAGAAGAGAGAAGCAGGATTGAAGGTTTTACAATCCATTACTCAATTTAATGGTCACTAATCATGGAATCGATTCAATTTATAGCAAGAAAATGGGATTATTCAAGAGAACTCATTGGTAAGCATGGAAAGTGGTGATCCCACTACATTCTCAATACCTAGTTGACATGTTTGTCATCATAGAACTAATGCACGGGCCAAAATAAAGAAGATTAAAATGCATCATACACCACTTAATAGTTcttaattatttacatgttattATTGTACTTTAACTTTTGAATAACACAAGTAATAAGAATATGCTTAAGTAATGTGAGCTTGTACCCAAGATATTTCACAACTCGATGCTTTCGTTTTACTTAATTAAGAATCTTAACAAATTAAAAGGAATAATTGAGAGATGGATAGCAATCCTTGCTGCCAAATGTTCCATCTTTATGAAGTTTACTTGAAAGATAGACTGTACACTTCAATTGTAGAGAAATGTGGAATCATTTTTAGTGTAGGTCAAAGCGCGAAGTATGACTAAGCGTCACGGCCACGCTTCAAGTTTTACAAGCTTAAGCTAGTTTTAGTAGGAGATTAAGCATGAAAAacgattttaatttttactatAGTTTTAGTTATATCAAGTTaatcaataaattaaataacacatAAAGTCACGAATAAATAcataaattttcaagaatagctTTTCAAAAGGGAAAGATGCACTTAATCACTACATTTTATAAGCATGTGTTATAAGAAATCCACAAATTTTATAATCCACAGCCGCAACAACTCTCCTTTAATTCGTGCAAAATCAATCGGAGACACCTCAGTTCTAACTATATTCGACAAGTGGAAATCACATGTGTCGAGTAACGATTCGGCTATCGTGAACTGAAACATGGTATGGTAGAAGCACTAATGTGCTTCGTGACAACGCAGATGTTGTAAGAATTTTAACAAAAGGCTGCACCATTTTTCATTCATTAATCACTGCTAGTGTTCGAGTGCTTAATCAAGATAAGGATTACATCACAGAAACTGGTAGAAAGATATGGTCACAACATTATAATTTAATGCAAATTATCAAGGCACGAAGATTAAAATATATACGCAGTAAAGGAATCAGTACAATGGCGGTGCTAAACAAAAATTCAAAACTTTCCCAGGAAAAGATGAGGAAAATTCTTCGTCCAAAAATAATTTCGTGTCAAGAATTTGAACTTACCGAAGAACGAAATGATCCCCAATTCCCCATCCTCCGTCAGCTTCCCTAAACTCCCAAAGATTCTGAAAACTACACATTTTGCATAATCAATCATGATTTGTAACAAATAATCAAAAAAGTTCGATTAATTCCCTCAAAAAATTAGCATCGCCATTGATGGTAATTTTCATGAAAAAATCAAATCCCATATAATCAAACAACGaggaaatatatatttaaaaataaaaaaaaaattggaaacttttggCCCATGCAGGTCTCGAACCTGCGACCTTCGCTTTATTAGCACGACGCTCTAACCAACTGAGCTAATAGGCCTATATGCCTTGAGCGCTTCACCAAATATATTTAGTTCATTGTTAACCGATTTTTGAGAATAATATTCAAATTATTGGCATGGGCCCGAACCCACCAAAGAAGGACAAACATCAGCTCGATATTTTATATGTTGtttgaaaaaatttaaatttcatatttCCAAATATATTAAATCTTAACACTCAgcaattcttgaattttttaGAGATTTAGATAATATTATTATGAGAGAGTCACaagtgagacgggtcaaccctatccatattcacaataaaaagtgatactcttagcatgaaaagtaataatttttcatgggtgacccaaataaaagatccgtctcaaaatacgactcgtgagaccgtctcacacaagtttttgcctattatTATTATACACACAGGAAAATCTCTATCGGTAGATAAAACTTAGCaaatagaaaataaaatcaagttaTGTGTCAAAAGTTGACTCGAtacttttcaaaattttggaaattttttCCACGTAATTTAGGCTATAAAAACACACCAAAATCATCATTGTATGCTATAAATTTCGTGTCTTAAGTTAAGCAATGTTAGCAAGAAAAGAATAGTAGAAAATGAGTGCAAGAGAAATTCAGTAGAAATTATCCATCCTCTTCAAAAAAATTCACATCTCTCTTTGGATATCTAGAAAACCttaaaaatattcaactatCGAGTAACTTTATTAACACAAAAAATATTTCAAGATTTATGATAATAGAAAATATTGAAGTAATTGATATGATAAAGCAAGCCATTACATAAGTTGAAAGGTGGGGTTTTACTACCGGATTTCTTCATATATATCTTTTTGGCATTCGATTTGATATCTACGGTAAAATTTATATCAATTTATTCTTAGTTATTGCATCATATTGAAAGTTCACATTGTGTTGATCATCTGCATGTTTGATATTGAGAGAATGTTATTGATTCCGAGCATTCTTGAACTATTGTAAATGAATAAATGGTTGTTTATAAATTGGAACTCTAGACATCAGTCTTCGTACAGAAGATTGAGTCCACTAGACAACTTGATTTTGGGCCGGAAATGTT is part of the Primulina eburnea isolate SZY01 chromosome 1, ASM2296580v1, whole genome shotgun sequence genome and encodes:
- the LOC140827441 gene encoding peroxidase 10-like isoform X1, giving the protein MDCKTFNPASLFFIIFSSMFLIHSQPDALYYGKSDGPLSYSFYARSCPQLAMIVSRGVWAAFQNDNRIGASLLRLHFHDCFVDGCEGSVLLDDTKEFKGEKNAGPNRNSVRGFDVIDNIKAELEKCCPSTVSCVDILTLAARDAVFLSGGPFWPVSLGRLDGFTASEKSANEQLPSPFEHLDAITAKFVAKGLDMKDMVVLSGGHTIGFAQCFTFKRRLFDFKSTGKPDPSLDSSFLTNLQGACPNVAKSNSNLNPLDFQSIYRFDNLYFKNLVNNTGLLESDQALLGDPKTAALVKDYSRDPFLFAKDFAASMMKLGNIGVLTGQAGQIRKKCGSVN
- the LOC140827441 gene encoding peroxidase 10-like isoform X2, which produces MCSFQNLWEFREADGGWGIGDHFVLRFYARSCPQLAMIVSRGVWAAFQNDNRIGASLLRLHFHDCFVDGCEGSVLLDDTKEFKGEKNAGPNRNSVRGFDVIDNIKAELEKCCPSTVSCVDILTLAARDAVFLSGGPFWPVSLGRLDGFTASEKSANEQLPSPFEHLDAITAKFVAKGLDMKDMVVLSGGHTIGFAQCFTFKRRLFDFKSTGKPDPSLDSSFLTNLQGACPNVAKSNSNLNPLDFQSIYRFDNLYFKNLVNNTGLLESDQALLGDPKTAALVKDYSRDPFLFAKDFAASMMKLGNIGVLTGQAGQIRKKCGSVN